The region GACATACCCTTCTTTGGCAGTTGATCCACAATATTTCGTTTAAAATGAACGGTGCAGCGTTGCCATGAGGTTCCGAGGAATTCCTCCTGTATTGCTTTTTTGAGCCCTTTATGGGCATCTGAAATCATAAGTCTTGGTGAATGCAGCCCCCGGCCTTTCAGCTCTTTTAAAAAGCTTTTCCAAGCTTCGTAACTTTCGGTATGGTCAACTTTTAATCCGAGCACTTCCCGTTGGTTATCCTCGCTTATCGCTGTCGCAATGTAGACAGCTTTGGATACAACCTTACGATGCTCGCGAACTTTGATATACATGGCATCCACAAAAATGTACGGATAATAGGTGTTTGCCAAATTTCGATTCGCCCATTTATTGACGATAGGGTCTAGTTTCTCTGTAAGCGATGATACAAAGGACTTGGATACGCTCTCTCCACACAATTCTTCTACTACATTTCGAACCTTGCGTGTGGAGACCCCGTTCACCACCATTTCAAGCAGGGCAAGGACGAAAGCCTGGTCACAGCGTTGATACTTTTCAAAAATACTTGGTGAAAACTCACCGCTGCGAGTCCGTGGAACCCGTAACTTGATCTTTCCAATACTCATCAAATATTCTCTTTCATAATAGCCGTTTCGATAATCACGTGAACTACCAGTACGGGCGTATGGCGGAACATCCAAAAATTCATCCCGTTCCTTTTCCATATACTCATTCAGAATTAATACAGCTGTTGATTTATAGATAGCGTTCATATTGGAGTTCATAATCTCATCTTTTAACTTGTCCATGTTTAGGTTAAAATGTAGTTGGGTCATCATTAATTCCTCCTTATGTTTTTGTGGTTGAAAACATTGTATCATAGGAATTAATATGGCCTTTTCTTATTTCGCTTTTACACAATTATACGGACTTAACCATCCAAAACAACCGAAGATCCCGCCACTCATGAATAAAATTTTCACCAAGCTTTGAAATAACCTCATCTATTCAGTAAACGTTACGCTTACTTCACCCAGTTCAGCAAATTTCGCATAAAAATGATCGCCGGGCTCTGCCTCGATTGCTGCTGATAGAGCACCTGACAAAATAACTTCTCCTGCTTTAAGCGTAATATCGTATTTGGCTAGTTTATTTGCAAGCCAGGCCACACATTTCGCTGGATCGCCCAATGCCGCAGCACCGACACCAGTGTTTTGCAATTGATCGTTTTTATAAACGGCCATGCCGATTTGCTTCAAATCAATATCGGTCACTTTTTTCGGATTATCTCCCAGTAAATACAGACCTGATGAAGCATTATCGGCTATCGTATCCGGCAGGGTAATCTTCCAGTCTTTGATTCTGCTGTCGACAATCTCAAGTGCCGGAACTACCACATCAGTTGCCTGCAGCACATCAAGTGACGTAACATCCGGTCCGACCAGATCATCTTTTAAAATAAAAGCAAGTTCGCCTTCCACTTTAGGCTGCAGAACTTTATTGGCTGGAATTTCTCCCCTGTTGGAAACTTTCATATCATCAGTTAAATGTCCGTAATCCGGTTCGCCGACACCCAACATGTCCTGCATCGCTTTTGATGTCAGGCCAATTTTCTTTCCGGTGATTTTCCTTCCGCCTTCAACACTTTCCTGGATTGTCTGCAATTGAACATAATATGCCTCATCAATGGTAAGGTCAGGATCCACCGCAGTCAGCGGTTGAACCCCTTCCCCATTCTCCCAGGCACTTGCCAGATGTTTGGCATGACTTTCAATTTTCGATTTATTTTCTGTTACCATAAATAGCCTCCTACAGTT is a window of Virgibacillus ihumii DNA encoding:
- a CDS encoding IS256 family transposase, with translation MTQLHFNLNMDKLKDEIMNSNMNAIYKSTAVLILNEYMEKERDEFLDVPPYARTGSSRDYRNGYYEREYLMSIGKIKLRVPRTRSGEFSPSIFEKYQRCDQAFVLALLEMVVNGVSTRKVRNVVEELCGESVSKSFVSSLTEKLDPIVNKWANRNLANTYYPYIFVDAMYIKVREHRKVVSKAVYIATAISEDNQREVLGLKVDHTESYEAWKSFLKELKGRGLHSPRLMISDAHKGLKKAIQEEFLGTSWQRCTVHFKRNIVDQLPKKGMSEVITGLKRIFKAVTPDDARNFKEEFVTRYEEDPKLNQALKTLEEGFDDAIQYLNEEEKYHTFIRSTNSLERLNEEVRRRERVIRIFPNTQSAFRLIGAVLMDYEGQQKNKKRFIRNKS
- a CDS encoding 2-keto-4-pentenoate hydratase → MVTENKSKIESHAKHLASAWENGEGVQPLTAVDPDLTIDEAYYVQLQTIQESVEGGRKITGKKIGLTSKAMQDMLGVGEPDYGHLTDDMKVSNRGEIPANKVLQPKVEGELAFILKDDLVGPDVTSLDVLQATDVVVPALEIVDSRIKDWKITLPDTIADNASSGLYLLGDNPKKVTDIDLKQIGMAVYKNDQLQNTGVGAAALGDPAKCVAWLANKLAKYDITLKAGEVILSGALSAAIEAEPGDHFYAKFAELGEVSVTFTE